The following coding sequences lie in one Lolium perenne isolate Kyuss_39 chromosome 2, Kyuss_2.0, whole genome shotgun sequence genomic window:
- the LOC127334232 gene encoding importin beta-like SAD2: MDLASLTLVLRSALSHSPEERKAAEASLNQIQYAQQHLVRLLQIIVDGNCDLAVRQVASIHFKNFVSKAWSPLDPEETQTIPEADKSMVRENILGFVTQLPPLLRAQLGESIKTLVLSDYPEQWPSLLHWVTHNLESQDQIFGALYVLRILSRKYEFKSDEERLPLYQIVEECFPRLLNIFNTLVQIANPPIEVADLIKLICKIFWSSIYLEIPKQLFEPNIFNAWILLFLNLLERPVPLEGQPSDPDARKAWGWWKVKKWITHILNRLYSRFADMKVHKPESKAFAQMFQKNYAGRILGCHLQLLNAIRTGGYLPDRVINLILQYLTNSITKNSMYQLMQPQMDIILFEIIFPLMCFSDNDQMLWDEDPHEYIRKGYDIIEDLYSPRTAAMDFVSELVRKRGKANLQKFIQFIVGIFMRYDEASVEVKPYRQKDGALLAIGTLCDRLKQTDPYKAELERMLVQHVFPEFSSQVGHLRAKAAWVAGQYASINFSDQDNFRKAMHCVISGLRDPELPVRVDSVFALRSFVEACKDLDEIRPILPQLLDEFFKLMGEVENEDLVFTLETIVDRFGEEMAPYALGLCQSLAAAFWRCMASSEADDEVEDSGALAAVGCLRAISTILESISSLPHLFIQIEPTLLPILRRMLTSDGQDVYEEVLEIVSYMTFYSPTISLDMWSLWPLMMEALNDWAIDFFENILVPLDNYISRGTDHFVTCKEPDYQQSLWKGLSSVMTDQNMEDSDILPAPKLIEVFFQNCKGQVDHWVEPYLRLTIDRLRRAEKPYLKCLLVQVIANAFYYNPSFTLAILHKLGVATEIFNLWFVMLQQVKKSGQRANFKKEHGKKVCCLGLTSLIGLPANQIPAEALERVFKATLELLVAYKDQVAESKTQNEDTDVDEFDADEEEDEEDEDDKEMGADDEDQDEVNSLNIQRLVQARGFQLHDDDDDDDSDEDYSDNEELQTPIDEVDPFIFFIETIQAVQASDLARFQNLMQTLDFHYQALASGVAQHAEERKVEIEKEKLEKANAQ, from the exons ATGGATCTGGCCAGCCTCACCCTGGTGCTGCGCTCCGCGCTCAGCCACTCCCCCGAGGAGCGCAAGGCCGCCGAGGCCAGCCTCAACCAG ATTCAGTACGCGCAGCAACATCTGGTGAGGCTGCTGCAGATCATCGTCGATGGAAATTGCGATCTGGCTGTCAGGCAGGTCGCCAGCATTCACTTCAAGAACTTTGTTTCCAAAGCCTGGTCTCCTCTTGATCCTG AAGAAACGCAAACAATTCCAGAAGCTGACAAGTCCATGGTCCGTGAGAACATACTGGGCTTTGTTACTCAATTGCCTCCACTGCTAAG AGCACAGCTTGGAGAAAGCATCAAGACCTTGGTCCTTTCGGATTATCCTGAGCAGTGGCCTAGTCTTCTACATTGGGTTACACATAACCTGGAATCACAGGATCAAATTTTTGGAGCACTTTATGTGCTAAGGATCCTTTCCCGGAAATATGA GTTCAAGTCAGACGAGGAAAGGCTACCTTTGTATCAAATTGTCGAGGAGTGTTTTCCTCGCTTGTTAAATATATTCAACACACTTGTCCAGATTGCCAATCCTCCAATTGAAGTAGCTGACTTGATCAAGCTGATCTGCAAAATATTCTGGTCCTCGATTTAT CTCGAAATTCCAAAGCAATTGTTTGAACCAAATATCTTCAATGCATGGATTCTTCTATTCTTGAACTTGTTGGAAAGGCCAGTTCCGTTGGAAGGGCAACCATCGGATCCTGATGCTAGGAAAGCTTGGGGCTGGTGGAAAGTCAAGAAATGGATTACGCATATCTTGAACCGTCTATACAGTCG GTTTGCTGATATGAAGGTTCATAAGCCAGAGAGCAAAGCTTTTGCTCAAATGTTTCAAAAGAACTATGCTGGAAGAATTTTGGGATGTCACTTACAGTTGCTCAATGCAATCCGCACTGGTGGTTATTTGCCCGATAGGGTTATCAATCTTATTCTTCAATATCTCACGAACAG TATCACGAAAAACAGCATGTATCAGCTGATGCAACCACAAATGGACATAATTCTTTTCGAGATAATATTTCCACTGATGTGCTTCAGTGACAATGACCAAATGTTATGGGACGAAGATCCACATGAATATATTCGGAAAGGCTATG ATATAATTGAAGATTTGTATAGTCCGCGAACAGCTGCTATGGATTTTGTCAGCGAATTGGTAAGAAAGCGGGGAAAAGCCAACCTACAGAAGTTTATCCAATTTATTGTGGGAATATTCATGAG GTATGATGAGGCATCTGTCGAAGTGAAGCCATACCGCCAAAAAGATGGTGCACTTCTTGCCATTGGGACATTATGTGATAGACTGAAACAAACTGATCCATATAAAGCTGAACTTGAGCGTATGCTAGTTCAACATGTCTTTCCAGAGTTCAGTAGTCAAGTTGGACACTTACGTGCAAAG GCAGCATGGGTTGCAGGGCAGTATGCAAGCATCAACTTCTCAGACCAAGACAATTTTCGCAAAGCTATGCATTGTGTTATCTCTGGTTTGCGTGATCCAGAACTTCCTGTCAGAGTTGATTCAGTCTTTGCTCTCCGTTCTTTCGTTGAAGCATGCAAAG ATCTCGATGAGATCCGTCCAATTCTTCCTCAGCTTCTTGATG AATTTTTTAAGCTCATGGGTGAAGTTGAGAATGAGGACCTTGTTTTTACCCTTGAGACAATTGTTGATAGATTTGGTGAAGAGATGGCACCTTATGCTCTTGGACTGTGCCAGAGTTTG GCTGCTGCCTTCTGGCGATGCATGGCTAGTTCAGAAGCTGATGATGAAGTTGAGGACTCTGGTGCTTTGGCTGCTGTTGGGTGCTTACGTGCTATAAGCACTATCCTTGAGTCCATCAGCAGTCTTCCCCACCTTTTTATCCAAATAGAGCCCACTTTGTTGCCTATTTTACGAAGGATGTTGACTTCAGATGGTCAAG ATGTTTATGAAGAAGTTCTAGAAATAGTGTCCTACATGACCTTTTATTCACCAACGATTTCTTTGGACATGTGGAGCTTGTGGCCATTGATGATGGAAGCTCTTAATGATTGGGCAATCGATTTCTTTGAGA ATATTCTTGTCCCACTAGACAATTACATTTCTCGTGGTACTGATCATTTTGTTACCTGCAAAGAGCCTGATTATCAACAAAGCCTATGGAAAGGACTATCATCT GTTATGACAGACCAAAACATGGAAGATTCTGATATCTTGCCGGCACCCAAGCTCATTGAAGTATTTTTTCAAAATTGCAAAGGTCAAGTCGATCATTGGGTTGAGCCGTATCTCAGGCTTACGATTGATAGGCTCCGTAGAGCAGAGAAGCCATATCTGAAATGTCTCCTTGTTCAAGTG ATAGCTAACGCGTTCTACTACAATCCTTCGTTCACACTTGCAATATTGCATAAACTTGGAGTTGCAACAGAAATTTTCAACCTTTGGTTTGTCATGTTACAACAAGTAAAAAAAAGCGGCCAGCGGGCGAACTTTAAAAA aGAGCATGGTAAGAAAGTCTGCTGCTTAGGATTGACTTCACTTATTGGCCTTCCAGCTAATCAAATTCCGGCAGAGGCTCTAGAGCGTGTTTTCAAGGCAACACTAGAGCTGCTTGTCGCCTACAAGGATCAAGTTGCAG AATCCAAGACGCAAAATGAGGATACTGATGTGGATGAATTtgatgctgatgaagaagaggatgaggaggaCGAGGATGATAAGGAGATGGGTGCTGATGATGAGGATCAGGATGAAGTAAATAGTCTTAATATACAGAGACTAGTACAG